A region of the Pantoea alfalfae genome:
TTCAGGCGGTTCTGGCACGCAGGTATGCAGCGGCCGGCATCCATGTCCCGGAAACAGAATAATCAGCATACAAACCCCTTTGGCAAGAGAGACGGCTGTCTCCTGTATCGAGAGATGATGATGTTAGAAAAACTATTCAAACTCAAAGCGCATAACACCACGGTTCGTACCGAGATTATCGCCGGGATCACCACCTTCCTGGCGATGGCCTATATTCTGTTTGTGAACCCGAGCATTCTGGGCGCAACCGGCATGGATAAAGGCGCGGTATTTGTCGCCACCTGTCTGGCGGCGGCGATTGGCTGCGTGCTGATGGGGCTGATCGCCAACTACCCGATCGCGCTGGCACCAGGCATGGGACTGAACGCCTTCTTTACCTACACCGTGGTGTTGCACATGGGTTACACGTGGCAGGTTGCGCTGGGCGCGGTGTTTCTCTCGGCAGTGATTTTCTTCGCAATGTCCCTGTTTAAAATCCGTGAGTGGATTATTGCCAGTATCCCGCTGCCGCTGCGCGCCGGGATTGGCGCCGGTATCGGGCTGTTCCTGGCGATCATTGCGCTGGAAGGGGCGGGCATCGTGGTCGATAATCCGGCCACGCTGGTGGGCATTGGCGATCTGACCAAACCGGGTCCGCTGCTGGCGATGCTTGGCTTTGTGGTGATCGTGGTACTGGAAGCGCGTCGCGTCACCGGCGCGGTGCTGATCGGTATTCTGCTGGTGACCTTTATCTCGATGGGCATGGGTTTGTCGCCGTTTGCCGGGGTCTTTTCTGCGCCGCCATCGATTGCACCAACCTTTATGCAGCTGGATATTGCCGGGGCATTTAACGTCGGCCTGATTAGCGTGATTTTCGCCTTCCTGTTTGTCGATGTGTTTGATAACACCGGCACGCTGCTGGGCGTGACGAAACGTGCTGGTCTGGCGGATGAGCAGGGCAACGTGCCGAAGATGGGCCGTGCGCTGATTGCTGACAGTGCGGCTGCACTGTTTGGTTCACTGCTCGGGACCTCGACCACCACCAGTTATGTGGAATCGGCGGCAGGCGTGAGTGCCGGTGGCCGTACCGGACTGACCGCGATCGTGGTGGGTATCCTGTTCCTGCTGGCACTGTTCTTCTCACCGCTGGCTTCCAGCGTGCCGGTTTACGCTACTGCGCCTGCACTGCTGTTTGTGGCGGTGCTGATGGCATCGGGTCTGGCAGATATTGACTGGAAAGATATCACCACGGCTGCCCCGGTTACCGTGACCGCGCTGACCATGCCGCTGACCTATTCCATCGCCAATGGCATCGCGTTTGGTTTTATTACCTGGACGCTGGTGAAGCTGTTGAGTGGTCGCGCGAAAGAGGTGAATGCGGCGCTGGTGATTCTGTCGATTTTGTTTGTGATTAAACTTGGGTGGTTAAGTGCTTAATCTACCGCGTTGCGGTTAAGGAATGCTTAGCAGCGGCTTGCTCTGGGTGGGTTACGCGTTGCAGTGGGCTTACTCTGAGCGGGTTACGCCCGCCAGGCGATAGGGAGTTTCAGGTTGCCTGTGCAGGC
Encoded here:
- a CDS encoding NCS2 family permease, which codes for MMLEKLFKLKAHNTTVRTEIIAGITTFLAMAYILFVNPSILGATGMDKGAVFVATCLAAAIGCVLMGLIANYPIALAPGMGLNAFFTYTVVLHMGYTWQVALGAVFLSAVIFFAMSLFKIREWIIASIPLPLRAGIGAGIGLFLAIIALEGAGIVVDNPATLVGIGDLTKPGPLLAMLGFVVIVVLEARRVTGAVLIGILLVTFISMGMGLSPFAGVFSAPPSIAPTFMQLDIAGAFNVGLISVIFAFLFVDVFDNTGTLLGVTKRAGLADEQGNVPKMGRALIADSAAALFGSLLGTSTTTSYVESAAGVSAGGRTGLTAIVVGILFLLALFFSPLASSVPVYATAPALLFVAVLMASGLADIDWKDITTAAPVTVTALTMPLTYSIANGIAFGFITWTLVKLLSGRAKEVNAALVILSILFVIKLGWLSA